One stretch of Candidatus Eremiobacterota bacterium DNA includes these proteins:
- a CDS encoding efflux RND transporter permease subunit, whose amino-acid sequence MWLTRFSIQRPIIVAMFFIALAAFGTLSYRALGKNAQPNVAYPIVLVFAGYSGASPAEMERLVVKPIEDQLDGIEHLDQMTATAQDGFAVVVVQFKLGTDLDFAAIDVQRRVDTARIYMPSDLDPPQVQKNGAQDAILTYALSSKTMTGPALADVVNDRILGEIKHIPNVAGADLYGAAQREFEVYADPLRLMGTGASLADVAGAIAQNNANVPGGRIDKPTLERDVSVHAEINSAADIAAIPLNVPGGAQKALNVASVASVVDGHAEQRSISHINGAPGLFIDVNRNIAADEIASTALARAEMKKIADKYPQITFKELFAPADYTQASLNGVLQSLFEGIFLTALVLMLFLHAWRNAVVVMIAIPSSLLATFVVMRVMGLTLDNVSLMGLSLIIGILVDDSIVVLENITRHRDMGQAPGDAAISGRTEIGGAAIAITLVDVVVFLPLAFLSGFVGKYMQEFGIVVTVATLFSLFVSFTLTPMLAAKWSVTRRSAAPPRYLAWFQHGFERLTAWYRDRALPLALRHRWMTFWLSTLFVVNALTLPAGPQAMTFIAGIDGALAVATILWFVLCRGLHGKRIVAGIRIEVHGGASAGAALACAAAAAAMFALALTKTSIPSEFLPDEKRGQVAITLTFPTGTPLYVTQAAIDRIDSAALKIPHVDTVRSASGRKPAGWGTTTGGFVGIIRVTLQKDHRPEEDALLLQLRKIAPPLAKGAQVQVSLRGGGGSGAPINYTLSGPDGAIDEAANKLAAYIRSLPGTVNVQTGAENAAPHLTVRIDPAKAAMLGVSPGAAATAARVAVGGAVVTKVRTWNGLVDVRLQYPIASKNSLEQIRRIPVRAGDGSFVPLAAVATFTEDRAPTKIQHVDRERVAAVNGDIDRSKTTLGEVIGKVNGRLATPGFLPAGVQLATQGDSQLFEEFQNSMGLALLTSIALIYCLMVVLYGSFLTPFVIMFSIPVALIGGLLALALMHQSFNIFSIIGMIMLFGLVAKNGILLVDYANTLRKRGLTYAEGIVTAGGTRLRPIVMTTAAMVFGMLPLALGRTEGGEIRMSMGIVLIGGLLSSLFLTLFLVPAMYVTVNRIGGWFADWAARRAERRPSSEDPIGTPRVPAGAVGD is encoded by the coding sequence ATGTGGTTGACGCGTTTTTCGATTCAGCGCCCCATCATCGTCGCGATGTTCTTCATCGCCCTGGCCGCCTTTGGAACGCTCTCGTACCGGGCGCTCGGGAAGAACGCGCAGCCGAACGTCGCCTACCCGATCGTGCTCGTGTTCGCCGGGTACTCCGGCGCCTCGCCGGCCGAGATGGAGCGGCTCGTCGTCAAGCCGATCGAAGACCAGCTCGACGGGATCGAGCACCTGGACCAGATGACCGCGACCGCGCAGGACGGTTTCGCGGTCGTCGTCGTGCAGTTCAAGCTCGGCACCGATCTCGACTTCGCGGCGATCGACGTGCAGCGGCGCGTCGACACCGCGCGCATCTACATGCCGAGCGATCTCGACCCGCCGCAAGTCCAGAAGAACGGCGCGCAGGACGCGATCCTCACCTACGCGCTCAGCTCGAAGACGATGACCGGTCCGGCGCTCGCCGACGTCGTCAACGACCGCATCCTGGGTGAGATCAAGCACATCCCGAACGTCGCCGGCGCCGACCTCTACGGCGCGGCGCAGCGCGAGTTCGAGGTGTACGCCGACCCGCTGCGGCTGATGGGCACCGGCGCCTCGCTGGCCGACGTCGCGGGCGCGATCGCGCAGAACAACGCCAACGTCCCCGGCGGGCGGATCGACAAGCCGACGCTGGAGCGGGACGTCTCCGTGCACGCCGAGATCAACTCGGCGGCCGACATCGCCGCGATCCCGCTGAACGTCCCCGGCGGCGCGCAGAAGGCGCTGAACGTCGCCTCGGTCGCGAGCGTCGTCGACGGGCACGCCGAGCAGCGCTCGATCTCGCACATCAACGGCGCGCCCGGGCTGTTCATCGACGTCAACCGCAACATCGCCGCCGACGAGATCGCCTCGACGGCGCTCGCGCGCGCCGAGATGAAGAAGATCGCCGACAAATACCCGCAGATCACGTTCAAGGAACTGTTCGCGCCCGCCGACTACACGCAAGCCTCGCTCAACGGCGTGCTGCAGTCGCTCTTCGAAGGAATCTTCCTGACCGCGCTGGTGTTGATGCTGTTCCTGCACGCCTGGCGCAACGCGGTCGTGGTGATGATCGCGATCCCGTCCTCGCTGCTGGCGACGTTCGTCGTCATGCGCGTCATGGGGCTGACGCTCGACAACGTGTCGCTGATGGGGCTTTCGCTCATCATCGGGATCCTGGTCGACGACTCGATCGTCGTGCTGGAGAACATCACCCGGCACCGCGACATGGGGCAGGCGCCGGGTGACGCGGCGATCAGCGGCCGCACGGAGATCGGCGGCGCGGCGATCGCGATCACGCTGGTCGACGTGGTCGTGTTCCTCCCGCTGGCGTTCTTGAGCGGGTTCGTCGGCAAGTACATGCAAGAGTTCGGCATCGTCGTGACCGTCGCGACGCTGTTCTCGCTGTTCGTCTCGTTCACGCTCACGCCGATGCTGGCGGCGAAGTGGTCGGTGACGCGCCGCAGCGCGGCGCCGCCGCGCTATCTCGCCTGGTTCCAGCACGGGTTCGAGCGGCTGACGGCGTGGTACCGCGACCGCGCGCTGCCGCTCGCGCTGCGCCACCGCTGGATGACGTTCTGGCTCAGCACGCTGTTCGTCGTGAACGCGCTGACGCTGCCGGCCGGCCCGCAGGCGATGACCTTCATCGCGGGGATCGACGGTGCGCTGGCCGTCGCGACGATCCTGTGGTTCGTGCTGTGCCGCGGCTTGCACGGAAAGCGCATCGTCGCGGGGATTCGGATCGAGGTGCACGGCGGCGCGTCCGCCGGCGCCGCGCTGGCATGCGCCGCGGCGGCCGCGGCGATGTTCGCGCTTGCGCTGACGAAGACGTCGATCCCGAGCGAGTTCCTCCCCGACGAGAAGCGCGGCCAGGTCGCGATCACGCTGACCTTCCCGACCGGGACGCCGCTCTACGTCACGCAAGCGGCGATCGACCGCATCGACTCCGCCGCGCTGAAGATTCCGCACGTCGACACCGTGCGCTCGGCCTCCGGCCGCAAACCGGCGGGCTGGGGCACGACGACCGGCGGCTTCGTCGGGATCATCCGCGTCACGCTGCAGAAGGATCACCGGCCCGAAGAGGACGCGCTGCTCCTGCAGCTGCGGAAGATCGCGCCGCCGCTCGCCAAGGGCGCGCAGGTGCAGGTCTCGCTGCGCGGCGGCGGCGGGAGCGGCGCGCCGATCAACTACACGCTCTCGGGGCCGGACGGCGCGATCGACGAGGCGGCGAACAAGCTCGCCGCGTACATCCGCTCGCTCCCCGGCACCGTGAACGTGCAGACGGGAGCCGAGAACGCGGCGCCGCATCTCACCGTGCGGATCGATCCGGCCAAGGCGGCGATGCTCGGTGTTTCGCCCGGGGCCGCGGCGACCGCCGCGCGCGTCGCGGTCGGCGGCGCGGTCGTGACGAAAGTTCGCACCTGGAACGGGCTGGTCGACGTGCGGCTGCAGTACCCGATCGCGTCGAAGAACTCGCTGGAGCAGATCCGCCGCATCCCGGTGCGCGCCGGTGACGGCTCGTTCGTTCCGCTCGCGGCGGTCGCGACGTTTACCGAAGACCGCGCGCCGACAAAGATCCAGCACGTCGACCGCGAGCGCGTCGCTGCGGTCAACGGCGACATCGACCGCTCGAAGACGACGCTCGGCGAAGTGATCGGAAAGGTCAACGGCCGGCTCGCGACGCCGGGCTTCCTCCCCGCGGGCGTGCAGCTTGCGACGCAAGGCGACTCGCAGCTCTTCGAAGAGTTCCAGAACAGCATGGGACTCGCGCTCCTCACCTCGATCGCGCTGATCTACTGCTTGATGGTCGTCTTGTACGGCTCGTTCCTGACGCCGTTCGTGATCATGTTCTCGATCCCGGTCGCGCTGATCGGCGGGTTGCTGGCGCTCGCGCTGATGCACCAGAGCTTCAACATCTTCTCGATCATCGGGATGATCATGCTCTTCGGCCTGGTCGCGAAGAACGGGATCCTCCTCGTCGACTACGCCAACACGCTGCGCAAGCGCGGGCTGACGTATGCCGAAGGGATCGTGACCGCCGGCGGAACGCGTTTGCGGCCGATCGTGATGACGACCGCGGCGATGGTCTTCGGGATGCTGCCGCTCGCGCTCGGGCGCACCGAAGGCGGCGAGATCCGCATGTCGATGGGAATCGTGCTGATCGGCGGGCTGCTGAGCTCGCTGTTCCTCACGCTCTTCCTCGTCCCGGCGATGTACGTCACCGTCAACCGGATCGGCGGCTGGTTCGCCGACTGGGCCGCACGGCGCGCCGAGCGCCGGCCGAGCTCGGAAGACCCGATCGGGACGCCGCGCGTTCC
- a CDS encoding efflux RND transporter permease subunit — MWLTRFSIQRPIIVAMLFIALAAFGTISYLNLGKNSQPNVNFPVVVVVASYPGASPAEMERLIIKPIEDQIDGIEHLDTMTATAQEGSAVVVVQFQLGTDLDFSAIDVQRRVDTARVFMPNDLDPPQVIKNGAEAPVITYAIDSKTMTASALADVMNDRVISDIRHIPNVATVDLSGAAVREFDVRADPLRLMGANATLSDVFNAISQNNANVPGGRIDQPTLERDVSVHAEVNSAEDIAAIPVTVPGGAQKSLTVGDVAQVADTHQEQRLISHMNGAPGLILDVNRTITSDEVGSTKIVRAEMKKIEAKYPQIEFHELFAPADYTQASLNGVLQSLFEGIFLTALVLMLFLHAWRNAAVVMIAIPSSLLATFVVMRVMGLTLDNVSLMGLSLIIGILVDDSIVILENITRHRDMGQAPGDAAISGRTEIGGAAIAITLVDVVVFLPLAFLSGFVGQYMKEFGIVVTVATLFSLFVSFTLTPMLAAKWSVLRRSSAPPRYLVWFQVGFERTIAWYRDRALPLALRHRWMTFWFSMLLVVNAVALPAGKQGILALAALDAVFALITLAWIPLARMLRVRALNAGASVRGALACFGLAAFMGALAMLNLGVQAEFVPDQKTGQIHGDVTFPVGTPLATTEATLVRIENVVMKNFTYVDTVRTYAGTKPDGWGSTDGGFVGTFNITLRKDKRREQDAVVEKLRKLLPPVVKGAEMTISGRGGGGSGLPISFTLSGPGDVIGPAADKLAAYIRSIPGTVNVQTGASAGAPHLTVRIDPARAAILGVSPGAAAIAARTAVGGVVATKVRTWNGLVNVLLQYPVSQRNSIDEIRRIPVRASDGSMIPLGEIATFTFDRAPTKIEHVDRQVVMRVNGDIDHGKTTLGEVMGKVNAQLRTPGFLPAGVTLGTEGDSKFFLEFLTSMAFALITSFLLIYCLMVVLYGSFVTPLVIMFSIPVAIIGALLALGLTHQTFNIFSGIGMVMLLGLVAKNGILLVDYANTLRKRGLTAIEAILTAGGTRLRPIVMTTAAMVFGMLPLATGHTEGGEIRQSMGVVLIGGLLSSLFLTLFLVPAMYVTASRVNGWFVERSGRRAQPAHPAAVPLSPLPVPAGVANE, encoded by the coding sequence CAAGAACTCGCAGCCGAACGTCAACTTTCCGGTCGTCGTCGTCGTCGCGAGCTATCCCGGCGCCTCGCCGGCCGAGATGGAGCGGCTGATCATCAAGCCGATCGAAGACCAGATCGACGGGATCGAGCACCTCGACACGATGACCGCCACCGCGCAGGAAGGCTCGGCGGTCGTCGTCGTGCAGTTCCAGCTCGGGACCGACCTCGACTTCTCGGCGATCGACGTGCAGCGCCGCGTCGACACGGCGCGCGTCTTCATGCCGAACGACCTCGACCCGCCGCAGGTGATCAAGAACGGCGCCGAGGCGCCGGTGATCACCTACGCGATCGACTCCAAGACGATGACCGCCTCGGCGCTCGCCGACGTGATGAACGACCGCGTCATCTCCGACATCCGGCACATCCCGAACGTCGCGACGGTGGACTTGAGCGGCGCCGCGGTGCGCGAGTTCGACGTGCGCGCCGACCCGCTGCGGCTGATGGGCGCGAACGCGACGCTCTCCGACGTGTTCAACGCGATCTCGCAGAACAACGCCAACGTTCCGGGCGGGCGGATCGACCAGCCGACCCTCGAGCGCGACGTCTCCGTCCACGCTGAGGTCAACTCGGCGGAGGACATCGCCGCGATCCCGGTCACCGTGCCGGGCGGCGCGCAGAAGTCGCTGACCGTCGGCGACGTGGCGCAGGTCGCGGACACGCACCAGGAACAGCGCTTGATCTCGCACATGAACGGCGCGCCGGGGCTGATCCTCGACGTCAACCGCACCATCACCTCGGACGAGGTCGGCTCGACCAAGATCGTGCGCGCCGAGATGAAGAAGATCGAAGCGAAGTACCCGCAGATCGAGTTCCACGAGCTGTTCGCGCCTGCCGACTACACGCAAGCCTCGCTCAACGGCGTGCTGCAGTCGCTCTTCGAAGGGATCTTCCTCACCGCGCTGGTGCTGATGCTCTTCCTGCACGCCTGGCGCAACGCGGCGGTCGTGATGATCGCGATCCCGTCCTCGCTGCTGGCGACCTTCGTCGTCATGCGCGTCATGGGCCTGACGCTCGACAACGTCTCGCTGATGGGGCTTTCGCTCATCATCGGGATCCTGGTCGACGACTCGATCGTCATCCTGGAGAACATCACGCGACACCGCGACATGGGACAGGCGCCCGGGGACGCGGCGATCAGCGGCCGAACCGAGATCGGCGGCGCGGCGATCGCGATCACGCTGGTCGACGTGGTGGTGTTCCTGCCGCTGGCGTTCTTGAGCGGGTTCGTCGGCCAGTACATGAAGGAGTTCGGGATCGTCGTCACCGTCGCGACGTTGTTCTCGCTGTTCGTCTCGTTCACGCTCACGCCGATGCTGGCCGCGAAGTGGTCGGTGCTGCGGCGCTCGTCGGCCCCGCCGCGGTATCTGGTGTGGTTCCAAGTCGGGTTCGAGCGCACCATCGCGTGGTACCGCGACCGCGCGCTCCCGCTCGCGCTGCGCCACCGCTGGATGACGTTCTGGTTCAGCATGCTGCTGGTGGTGAACGCGGTGGCGCTTCCGGCCGGAAAGCAGGGCATCCTCGCGCTCGCGGCCCTCGACGCCGTCTTCGCGCTGATCACGCTGGCGTGGATTCCGCTCGCGCGGATGCTGCGCGTGCGCGCGCTGAACGCGGGCGCTTCCGTCCGCGGCGCGCTGGCGTGCTTCGGGCTGGCGGCGTTCATGGGCGCGCTCGCCATGCTGAACCTGGGCGTTCAGGCCGAGTTCGTCCCGGATCAGAAGACGGGGCAGATCCACGGGGACGTGACGTTCCCCGTCGGAACGCCGCTCGCAACGACCGAAGCGACGCTGGTGCGGATCGAGAACGTCGTGATGAAGAACTTCACGTACGTCGACACGGTCCGCACCTATGCAGGGACCAAGCCCGACGGCTGGGGCTCGACCGACGGCGGCTTCGTCGGCACGTTCAACATCACTCTGCGCAAGGACAAGCGGCGCGAGCAGGACGCGGTCGTCGAGAAGCTGCGCAAGCTGCTGCCGCCCGTCGTCAAGGGCGCGGAGATGACGATCTCGGGCCGCGGCGGCGGCGGGAGCGGCTTGCCGATCTCGTTCACGCTCTCGGGGCCGGGTGACGTCATCGGGCCGGCGGCCGACAAGCTCGCCGCCTACATCCGCTCGATCCCGGGGACTGTCAACGTGCAGACCGGCGCCTCCGCCGGCGCGCCGCACCTCACCGTGCGGATCGATCCGGCGCGCGCCGCGATTCTCGGCGTCTCGCCGGGCGCCGCGGCGATCGCGGCGCGCACCGCCGTCGGCGGCGTCGTCGCGACCAAGGTCCGCACCTGGAACGGGTTGGTCAACGTGCTGCTGCAGTACCCGGTCTCGCAGCGCAACTCGATCGACGAGATTCGGCGCATCCCGGTGCGCGCGAGCGACGGTTCGATGATCCCGCTCGGCGAGATCGCGACGTTCACCTTCGACCGCGCGCCCACCAAGATCGAGCACGTCGACCGCCAGGTCGTCATGCGCGTGAACGGCGACATCGACCACGGGAAGACGACGCTCGGCGAGGTCATGGGGAAGGTCAACGCGCAGCTGCGCACGCCCGGTTTCCTCCCGGCCGGCGTCACGCTGGGCACCGAGGGCGACTCGAAGTTCTTCCTCGAGTTCCTCACCTCGATGGCGTTCGCGCTGATCACCTCGTTCTTGCTGATCTACTGCTTGATGGTCGTGCTGTACGGCTCGTTCGTCACGCCGCTCGTGATCATGTTCTCGATCCCGGTGGCGATCATCGGCGCGCTGCTCGCGCTCGGGCTCACGCACCAGACGTTCAACATCTTCTCGGGGATCGGCATGGTGATGCTGCTCGGCCTGGTCGCGAAGAACGGAATTCTGCTGGTGGACTACGCCAACACGCTGCGCAAGCGCGGGCTAACCGCGATCGAGGCGATCCTCACCGCGGGCGGGACGCGGCTGCGCCCGATCGTGATGACCACGGCGGCGATGGTCTTCGGGATGCTGCCGCTGGCGACGGGGCACACCGAGGGCGGCGAGATCCGGCAGTCGATGGGGGTCGTGCTGATCGGCGGGCTGCTGAGCTCGCTGTTCCTCACGCTCTTCCTCGTCCCGGCGATGTACGTCACCGCGAGCCGCGTCAACGGCTGGTTCGTCGAGCGATCGGGACGCCGTGCCCAGCCGGCGCACCCGGCCGCGGTGCCGCTGAGCCCGCTTCCGGTCCCCGCCGGAGTGGCGAACGAGTAG